The Juglans regia cultivar Chandler chromosome 10, Walnut 2.0, whole genome shotgun sequence genome includes the window TGAAAAGTACTAGACTAAAATAATTAGCTCATGCTTACTAATATCTAGGGACCGGAGTACCAGGTCAATGTATTAAGTCCTATGGTCAGATTCAAATATGTTTTCATCTAAAAGTAAGAGTACTAACTGTTTAAagatttattgaattttctAATGCAGTTCAGGTTTAAGCTTATGGCAGTTTCCTACAGACTAGACTCTAAACTCTTCTCATTTATAGAACGCTATATATAATGGATACATTCATGTTAcctctctaatttaaaaataaataaataaataatgctaGCCATAAACCTCGAGTATTgtgtaaatcttttataaaaaagtgaactccactaaaaataaatataagtttttcaCATTATAatctactttttaataaaaggaCTGCACGGCACTTTTATATTAAGTTTCGTTTTattacgcagttcagatgagatgagatattttaagtagtaataagatttttgagttaatatgagataaaataatatgtaaaaaaatgtatgtttagatagtgaaataaaattagatagattcacttttttgaatttgaaaaatgtgtgagtTCTATGGTATTTATAGAATATTcgaatctttaaaattttgtattgctCATGTTAGTTTGTACTATTTATTTGCTGTTTCGAACTGTTTAGTgtcaattttatattatttatttattatttatttaagtagatgtttttaaaatttaaaaatataatataatatttagatagacaaaattttaaaaccatacAGGCCAGGAGATAGAGATGAGATGCTCTTGTCAAGTGTAATTAAACGTGACCATTCAtaacaaagaataaattaaacAGTAACACgtgactaggggtgtaaccggtccggtccgatccggttttggacaaaatctaggaccgaaccggtatgtaccggttttgtatttttcaaaaccgattacgccccgattaccctcctaaaccggtacttccggttttaccggtttccggtccggtccggtccggtttttcggtttttttttaaatgtaaaaaacatataataaagtgttaattcttattataaaatattattaaaaatttaatatatatattatgcttaaagcatatgatcaattaaatttttatctttaagattaaacttttattttataaattataacaacattatcttatatataattatattaataacatatgatcaaataaattacaaatgttcatatttaagattaacattttatgttattatttataaattataatataaaattttttcatatatgatatataattatatatattatatataaaaatttaacatataattatatattatatatataaatattttgtataatatataaattaatttttatatttttttttccaaccggtccggtccggtcccaaaaactacggaaccggaaccggaccggaaccggccggttttcataaaataggaaccggttccggaccggaccggttcaaaaccggaccaaccggtccggttcggtccggtccggtccggttttccggtttcccggtttaaatttacacccctacacgTGACTGTTTTGTTACTGTTTATGCTACACATAACACGTGACCATTCATAAGCACGTACGGGTGCATGACAGTAGCATGTCAGGctttttttttctacacacAACGTACAGTAATTAAAATTACTGACATGGAAACTgacaattatttctttttcctggtaatatataaacattttgaagcccaattaattaaatatacacTGATCTTCAGACGACTATATCATGAGATCTGGCACTAATTTGtaagaaatttttaatttttaattttatttgaaacgCTAGtagtttggaaaatatatacttatattacaattgtaaatataaatttttaaattttttatatcgTGCATTAGTTTCCACGTCAATTATTATTTAgataagaaaatattcaaaaatataattaaaaataataaaataataaaaaaatacttactagCTATTTCTTACCTGCACCCATTTAttactctctttattttttaaaattttaataattttattttttatttaataattaaagaagtgattatcaataaaatcgtatattttttttaatttttacggCCTCACTCCCCAAAGGAGATATTATGGTTCCGCCCTGCTGGTTATCGTGAAAGAGCATATATAGCTGCATGGTTAATTACAGAGCCAGCTTGCATGCgtggtttttttatttgcaatttaaactttatattaaatattgtatgtccttctatattgaaatttaaggAAATTAATGCATGCAAGATTAATGTCACTTTTGTTTTTGCttcatcctttatttttatGGCAGAGCAGCGGGCCGTATTTGTGGAATATTTCGATCAACtgattcaaacatatatatatatatatatatgtatatatatgtataatgttTTCTGGGCTAGCTGTGagatgatgcatgcatgcatgatgatctATCGGTATCTGAAAACAAGCTGGCTTAATTGGGACTGTTCTAATTAAGATTCGTTTGGTTGATCAGTACCCGATTTAGGTAAAGCGTAAATTAAATGTGATACCATATTGacttatatataatgaatagtGTAGATCATGAAAACCGCTAGATCAGCCTAGATTTATAAAACCTAAAATGCCATTTGGAAGACTAGAACAATTATCAAGTACTACAagcatatatatagctagctaggtctCCTAAAAATGACTTTGGAGAATATTTCATGATTAATTTCTTCCCCTTGACCTctgctaattaaaaaaaatgaaatatggaagaatatatatatatatatatatatatatatatatatatgctttgaaGTTGGAAAGTGTTAGCATCAATATGCATCAGTGATAGTGAGGAATGCAACTGCAGCTTGCAATTACAACttagaaattaaatattgagCAAAACACTATAATAGATGATACTTAAAATTTCAACACAGAACATTAACAAGAACTATTCAGAAGAACAAAATTAGGTATAGATACTGAAACCACTGCAGCTGGCCTTATGGtaacttgtcttaaaaccaaaacaaataatCAGGTCTCCCTAATGGGCTTTCAACTCCATACATGCATGGCTTTTACTCGTGGCCTAGGGTTCCATATATAATTATGCTTAGAAAGTCAGTCAGTCACTGCTGTTTTTATGTCGATATAAGCTACAAATTCTGATGATCAAAGCATTAAGATATTGCCACCACAAGGAAGCATATTATACTTAGTAGGTAAATTACAAGAGCAGGTAAGCGCTTGGTACATAGACTTAAAGCATCCATCCAGGGATGAAACCATTGACTTGTTGGGCATGAGTTGTTGCAGTTATCTGGTCTGAACCTGATGCATTATACCTGTGTCCAAAAAGGGATTTCAAGACAGGAATTAGTTAGATAGTAGTACTGATCATGAACAACTTGActgttgaaatgaattaaattatgttttgaagttcACCCTATCTGCAATGTGGGATTGCAATCTAAAGGCTGGAAGAACCCATGAATTTGAGCATTCTGAGGGCCATATGAGATATTTTGCTCACCGCCTTGATCCCATGATTGTCGAAGGTGATTTCTTGAACAAATCTCATCCAGCTGAAGAATTAAATTTTGAAGCATATGTGAGTGGTCCACAATCATATTGGCCACATATAAATTTCATGTAACATCAGGAAATTAAGCAGACAACAGCACTCTTATATGATAATTGATAGGTGTCATCATTCAGAACGAAAGGTTTGGACTGTAAGGCTGTAgagctagttatatataaaacattctGACATGAGAAGTGAAAACCGATGAAGATGTATGTTCCTGTGAAGgttttctcaagaatttcaTCTTTCCAATTTTTTGGTtcgtaaaaaatatatataaaatggtcATGCCTTATAAACAAAATTGCTATACAGGGAAGCAGGGGCATTTTTTTTGCCATCATATTGATAAGAAACCCAACCAAGTCGCCCAAAATCAAACTTGAATGGTGACAGAGCCTTCAATGTCGTCTAGGGTAATTCAAGAGTAAACTTTCAATTTGCTAGAATAACGATCTACACTAAGGCAAGCTGAGGAAACAATTAACATAGTAAATAATGCAGAGTGCGCGCGCTCCTTCCACATATACATACGGCTAGCTTGAATTCAACTGGTGAACAAACCCAACTATCCATGAAAACGAACTAGAAAATTTTTACCTTTATTGTCAAAGCTCTGTTTGAATCCAGTAATAATTGTTCCTGCacttaaaagcatgagcttgtGAATATTAGGTGCAAagttataaatatcatttctaatatattaatgttgcatgcaatatgcatacatacataaatacataaacatacaTATAGATAGATTCACACCTTATTTTGGAGATCAGAAAGCTGGTCGAGCATATGTTGCGTCTGCAAAGCAGATAAGAAATGTTTACTTTGGCTCTCATGcatccaaataattttaatgcaaagggtgagattttttttaggtCAATAATGCAGGCCGATAATGGAAAAGTACATCGGTTGGTGagtgcatataatatatatatatatctatatatagctGAATGATCGAATTACTTACCTTAGTGGACCTAACTTGCTTCAAGGTCGACTCCAGTTGGCGCTCAAGCTTCTCAAGATCATTTGAGTTCAATGGACCCAAGTCTTCCCCAAGAAGGTTTCTGGAGGACCAAATTTATAAGGAGAAATCATATTCCATGAATTATTACGTACTCTTGCACGACAGAAGTGCTGACATAACGTCCTACATGAGTAATGGTTATAAATACACGAATAATTTTAAGGTGTATGAGTTTTCGAATTCCTTTTATGAAAAGTGTGACCCAATTGAAATGTGTGTTTTTTCCATGTGAATTCTACGTTTACTCACTTCTTTTGAAGTGAATATTGTATGAGACTTgcatacaaatcatttcttaacatatatatatatagggggccaaatattacaaattaaatatataaatcccATCCATGCATGCTTAAGTTGGAAGTTTTTCAACTCAGTTACCGAATGATATCatccaaaatgatattttttggaGCAGCAGTactaaataaaaacactacCGATCATCATCAGGGTACGTAATTctgtatatacatataaatgtCATTACGCACCTCTGAGTTCGTTGTA containing:
- the LOC108989428 gene encoding agamous-like MADS-box protein MADS2 isoform X2, translating into MGRGRVELKRIENKINRQVTFAKRRNGLLKKAYELSVLCDAEVALIIFSSRGKLYEFCSTSSMLKTLERYQKCSYGAVEVNRPAKELESSYREYLRLKARFDSLQRTQRNLLGEDLGPLNSNDLEKLERQLESTLKQVRSTKTQHMLDQLSDLQNKEQLLLDSNRALTIKLDEICSRNHLRQSWDQGGEQNISYGPQNAQIHGFFQPLDCNPTLQIGYNASGSDQITATTHAQQVNGFIPGWML
- the LOC108989428 gene encoding agamous-like MADS-box protein MADS2 isoform X1 — protein: MGRGRVELKRIENKINRQVTFAKRRNGLLKKAYELSVLCDAEVALIIFSSRGKLYEFCSTSSMLKTLERYQKCSYGAVEVNRPAKELEQSSYREYLRLKARFDSLQRTQRNLLGEDLGPLNSNDLEKLERQLESTLKQVRSTKTQHMLDQLSDLQNKEQLLLDSNRALTIKLDEICSRNHLRQSWDQGGEQNISYGPQNAQIHGFFQPLDCNPTLQIGYNASGSDQITATTHAQQVNGFIPGWML